In a genomic window of Niallia taxi:
- a CDS encoding sugar phosphate isomerase/epimerase family protein: MNELLISGFSDEISADFDTQLEVVKKLGMQYISLRGIDGRNIGDFSVEEIKEAVLPRLQKAGIGVSSIGSPIGKILIDDESGFEEQKQMLHTICKICSLLECNYIRIFSFYIPKGEEANFYRDTVISKLKEFAEIANQYEVILLHENEKDIYGDIGIRCKEILHEVGSPSFKAIFDFANFIQCGEEPKVCYDLLQDEIIYIHIKDAVSATGQNVVCGTGQGRIPEILALAIDNGYKGFLTLEPHLVLFESLKDLELEESLHFIENNKALTGADAYKLQYEALLEILKKITSREEV; the protein is encoded by the coding sequence ATGAATGAGCTATTGATTTCAGGATTTTCAGATGAAATTTCAGCTGATTTTGACACACAGCTTGAGGTTGTGAAGAAGCTTGGCATGCAATACATATCATTGCGCGGAATTGACGGCAGAAATATTGGTGACTTTTCGGTTGAGGAAATAAAGGAAGCTGTTTTACCACGTTTACAAAAGGCTGGTATTGGTGTTTCTTCAATTGGCTCACCGATTGGGAAAATTCTTATTGATGATGAAAGCGGCTTTGAGGAACAAAAGCAAATGCTCCACACAATCTGTAAGATTTGTAGCTTGCTTGAATGTAATTATATCCGTATTTTCAGCTTTTACATTCCGAAGGGGGAAGAAGCAAATTTCTATCGAGATACTGTTATAAGTAAATTAAAGGAATTTGCCGAGATTGCCAATCAATATGAGGTGATTTTGCTGCATGAAAATGAAAAGGATATATATGGAGACATCGGTATTCGTTGTAAAGAAATACTGCATGAGGTTGGCTCTCCTTCTTTTAAAGCGATATTTGATTTTGCTAACTTCATACAGTGTGGGGAGGAGCCAAAAGTATGCTACGATCTTTTGCAAGACGAAATCATTTATATTCATATTAAGGATGCAGTTTCTGCTACTGGACAGAATGTAGTGTGTGGCACGGGTCAAGGGAGGATTCCTGAGATTCTTGCACTAGCAATTGACAATGGCTATAAAGGCTTTTTGACGCTTGAGCCGCATCTTGTATTATTCGAGTCGTTAAAGGACTTGGAGCTGGAAGAATCGCTTCACTTTATCGAAAATAATAAAGCGCTCACAGGTGCTGATGCATATAAACTGCAATATGAGGCGTTGTTGGAAATCCTTAAAAAAATTACAAGCAGGGAGGAAGTATGA
- a CDS encoding AraC family transcriptional regulator — protein MEPAGFEFHSHREYEIYFFHSGDCKYLINNRIYELQPGDILLMDGLTLHKPNPSLNTPYVRSVVHFSPAYLQEILQALGMEILLAPFRKLNNCLLRTNYDRSAKLVEEKMSKIGSLFANNNKPGYCQADIQEAQVKLELVQLLVEIYKMSQNDLQLIPAKRTEKEIHAEMIAAWIDNHFTEKISLERLAKERNLSKYYTSHVFKEITGFTVMEYLMGCRLNHAKYLLEVEPQLTLTEIAHKSGFENISHFSRYFKEKVGNTAKKYRALKREKKV, from the coding sequence ATGGAGCCGGCAGGCTTTGAATTTCATTCACATCGCGAATATGAAATTTATTTTTTTCACTCTGGAGACTGCAAATACCTCATAAATAACCGGATTTATGAACTTCAGCCTGGAGACATTTTACTGATGGACGGTTTGACCCTGCATAAACCGAATCCATCCTTAAATACTCCTTATGTTAGAAGCGTCGTCCACTTTTCACCAGCTTATTTACAAGAAATTTTGCAAGCCCTTGGCATGGAGATTCTGCTTGCCCCTTTTCGAAAGCTGAACAACTGTCTCCTTAGAACAAATTACGATCGTTCCGCAAAGCTCGTCGAAGAGAAAATGAGCAAAATTGGCAGTTTATTCGCAAATAATAACAAACCTGGGTATTGTCAAGCAGACATTCAAGAGGCACAAGTTAAGCTGGAGCTTGTTCAGCTTTTAGTAGAAATTTATAAAATGAGTCAAAACGATTTGCAACTGATTCCAGCAAAAAGAACAGAAAAGGAAATCCATGCAGAAATGATAGCAGCTTGGATTGATAATCATTTTACCGAAAAAATCAGTTTGGAAAGATTAGCAAAGGAACGCAATCTAAGCAAGTATTATACATCCCATGTCTTTAAGGAAATTACTGGGTTTACTGTAATGGAATACTTGATGGGGTGTCGTCTTAACCATGCTAAATATTTACTGGAGGTCGAGCCTCAGCTCACATTAACTGAAATCGCACACAAATCAGGCTTTGAGAACATCTCCCATTTCAGCAGGTATTTCAAGGAAAAGGTAGGAAATACGGCAAAAAAGTATCGAGCACTTAAACGGGAAAAAAAAGTTTAG
- the uxaC gene encoding glucuronate isomerase, translating into MKKKFLDVDFLLDSNTAKQLYENAASSLPIFDFHCHLDPQEVWENKTYENLTALWLGGDHYKWRVMRIHGVDEKYITGDASDWEKFKAWAETVPYLIGNPLYHWTHMELKMYFGIDKLLSPKTAQDIYEQCNEMLKTAQYTARALIEKSNVKFIGTTDDPVSPLHYHQLLTKDESFKTIIAPTFRPDGALFIERPTFSEWLKKLAAVSGMQIHNIDDLVAALKDRVDYFHENGGRASDHDIPKMEYVSITKEEIDIIFDKGLIGNQLSEDELICYRSFLLKELGKMYAEKQWVMQLHIGAMRNTNTKMKKLIGTDTGFDSVGEANHAHGLAAFLDSLDMEDALPRTVLYNLNPKDNAVLAGMVGNYSEKGVSGKIQFGSGWWFNDHIDGMERQMKDLANVGMLSHFIGMLTDSRSFLSYARHDYFRRIICNIIGNWAENGLIPHDSELLEEIIRNIGFHNAERYFLVR; encoded by the coding sequence ATGAAAAAAAAGTTTCTCGATGTTGATTTTTTGCTAGATAGCAATACGGCAAAACAGCTATATGAAAATGCTGCTAGCAGTTTACCAATCTTTGATTTTCATTGTCATTTAGATCCGCAAGAAGTTTGGGAGAACAAAACATACGAAAATCTGACAGCATTATGGCTTGGTGGAGACCATTATAAATGGCGAGTGATGCGTATACACGGTGTTGATGAAAAGTATATTACTGGAGATGCCAGTGATTGGGAGAAATTTAAGGCTTGGGCTGAAACCGTGCCGTACTTGATTGGAAATCCTTTGTACCACTGGACACATATGGAGCTGAAAATGTACTTTGGAATCGATAAACTGCTTAGTCCAAAAACAGCACAAGACATTTATGAGCAATGCAATGAGATGCTAAAGACTGCACAATATACGGCAAGGGCATTGATAGAAAAATCAAATGTTAAATTCATCGGAACAACAGATGATCCTGTTTCTCCATTACATTACCATCAATTATTAACGAAAGATGAAAGCTTTAAGACAATCATCGCTCCTACCTTCCGACCTGATGGAGCACTCTTTATCGAAAGACCAACATTCAGTGAATGGTTGAAGAAATTAGCAGCCGTATCTGGTATGCAGATTCATAATATAGACGATTTAGTGGCTGCACTTAAAGACAGAGTTGATTACTTTCATGAAAATGGGGGACGTGCATCAGATCATGATATCCCTAAAATGGAGTATGTATCCATAACTAAGGAAGAAATAGACATCATCTTCGATAAAGGTTTAATTGGAAACCAGCTATCTGAAGATGAACTAATATGCTATCGTTCGTTTTTGTTGAAAGAGCTTGGGAAAATGTATGCTGAAAAACAATGGGTCATGCAATTACATATAGGTGCAATGCGCAACACGAATACAAAAATGAAAAAGCTTATTGGAACAGATACTGGTTTTGATTCAGTCGGAGAAGCAAATCATGCCCATGGACTGGCTGCATTCCTTGATAGTCTTGATATGGAGGATGCTTTGCCAAGAACGGTTTTATACAATCTTAATCCGAAAGACAATGCAGTGCTTGCTGGCATGGTTGGAAACTATTCAGAAAAAGGTGTATCAGGAAAGATTCAATTTGGATCAGGCTGGTGGTTCAATGACCATATCGATGGCATGGAAAGGCAAATGAAGGACTTAGCAAATGTAGGGATGTTGAGTCATTTTATTGGTATGCTGACAGACTCAAGGAGTTTTTTATCATATGCCCGTCATGATTATTTCCGCAGAATCATTTGTAATATTATCGGCAATTGGGCGGAGAACGGATTGATCCCGCATGATTCCGAGCTGCTTGAGGAAATAATTCGGAACATAGGCTTCCATAATGCAGAACGATACTTTCTAGTTAGATAA